A window of Loxodonta africana isolate mLoxAfr1 chromosome 3, mLoxAfr1.hap2, whole genome shotgun sequence genomic DNA:
AAAatgttgaacaagtttcagcagagattccagactaagatgaactagtaagaaaggcctggcaatctacttataaaaatcatccaatgaaaaccccatggatcacacgGTTTTGATCCACAATTGattatggggatggtacaggaccaggcagcactttctcctgttgtgcatggggtcaccatgtgtcagggaGGCAACTCAAGAGCTGCTAACAACAACGTGATGCAGAGGGAGAAGATATGAGAAGAAATATCACCAAGAATATTGAGAAAAATCACTTGCCTCTTGTTAGGGTAAGTTCTTTTATATCTTTCCCCTTGCACGATCTGATCACATTCAGATCTTCAGCATCTGCTCAGGAGGCGTAAAAGACCCAGGACAAAATAATCCTGAAGGAAAAGTCTAAAATGATGAGTAGTTCTCACCTTGGCTGCACATTAAAACCACCTGCGGTGCTTTGAAAACCTTGTGCTCAAGCCACATACTGGTACAATTAAATCAGACTCCGTAGTGGCGGGAGCAAGGCATCAATATTTTTTAAGCTTCCCAGACAATTCCAATGTGGAGTCAAGGCTTGTGGCCAGTGACAGGCATTCTCACACACAACCTGCACATATTGTTCTGTTAGGTGCAAAAGTAGCCTGGGTAACAGTTAGGAATTACGGTAAAGGAAGAAGATTCTAAGCACATAAAAATAGATTTGTGCATTTTACTAGAAAGTCTGAGTCATAGATGAGAGTATAGAAAGCACCATAGCTATAATGGGATTTGATCACACAGACTGTCTTATCCCAGAATACTCCCACTATCCCATTAAAACTGTGACAAAGGAAGTGATCTTCAGATATGAAATCTCGAAATTGAAACCCATGAGAGCTAAAAAGTTATGCCACCAAACAGGCAAGATTTCTAGTAGCAGATGTTTGGttttgctgtattttccaacccATACACTCAAAGGGATGGCACAAGTGTTGACATTAGGTTGCTCTGCTTAGGATCCTTTGCAGGGCCCTCTTGATGTccctgttcctcaggctgtagatgaaggggttcagcatgggggTAACCATGGCGTACATCACTGAGGCCACCGCACCCTTCCTGGCAGAAGATGAGATGGCTGAACTGAGGTACACTCCAAGGCCTGTTccataaaataagcaaacaactGACAGGTGAGAGCTACAGGTGGAAAAGGCTTTATACTTCCCACCTACAGATGAGACTCTTAGAATAGAGGAAACAATTCGAGTGTATAAGAAAAGGATCCCTGTGACTGGTACACCAGCAAAGATGGCAGCAAAACAATAGAGTAATATGGTATTTGTGGAGGTGTCAGAACAGGCAAGGTTAAGGAGTTGAGGAATGTCACAAAAGAAATGAGGGATTTCCACAGCTGTGCAGAAGGTAAGTGATAACACCATTGAAAGTTGCAGCTGGGAGTCCAAAAGGCTGATGAAAAAAGATACCAAAACTAGCAAGCCACAGAGGCGGGGTTTCATGATGACTGTGTAGTGCAGGGGATGACAGATGGCCATGAACCGGTCATAAGCCATCACAGTGAGGAGCAGATCGTCCACACATCCAAAGAGATAAAAAAAGGACACTTGCGTCAGGCAGCGTGCATAGGTGATGGATTTGCTCTGAGTCTGGAGGTTCACTAGCATCTTTGGGACTGTGGTGGAAATGAAACCGATGTCAGCCAAGGATaggttggagaggaagaagtacattgGGTTGTGAAGGTGGGGGTCAGAGGTGATAGCCAGGATGATGAGTAGGTTCCCAGTCACAGTGATCAGGTACGTGGACAGGAACAGTCCAAAGAGGAGGGGCTGCAGTTCTGGGTCCTCAGAGAGGCCCAGGAGGAGGAATTCTGAGACACCTGTTAGATTCTGTGGCCCCATGTACCTGAGGCAgcatttggaaaaagaaaagaggattGTTAAAAGGAAACAAGAAGCGTCCAGCCCTGTGTTTGTATTTGGAGTTCAAGAAACTCACAAGTAAAGCCCACAAATTCACAGATGATCACACCTAAGTGCCTAATACCCCAGTACCTTTAGCCATATTACTTGGTTGTAGCAAACCCAACCACTGTACTTCTCAGAACTCTTTCCTCACTGTTTTCTGTGCTATTCACCAGTTTCTGTACACAACCACTTTAGAGACTCTGGGCTAGAGATGTTAGAATGGCAAGGACATTTTAAGACAACAAATTcataacaactaaaaaaaaaccacagataGGTTGTAActatggtgaagggtaagacagtacacaatactggggaagccagcacaatttgaccaaagcaaggtatggaagctccatagacagaCACATCCATACTCCCTGAAGGATGAAATTACCAAGCTGAgggatggggaccatggtcttggggaacatctagcttattGGCATCAtatagttgataaagaaaatgttttacatcctgctttggtgaacAGCATCTGGGGTTTTAGAAGATTCCAA
This region includes:
- the LOC100668223 gene encoding olfactory receptor 7E178-like produces the protein MGPQNLTGVSEFLLLGLSEDPELQPLLFGLFLSTYLITVTGNLLIILAITSDPHLHNPMYFFLSNLSLADIGFISTTVPKMLVNLQTQSKSITYARCLTQVSFFYLFGCVDDLLLTVMAYDRFMAICHPLHYTVIMKPRLCGLLVLVSFFISLLDSQLQLSMVLSLTFCTAVEIPHFFCDIPQLLNLACSDTSTNTILLYCFAAIFAGVPVTGILFLYTRIVSSILRVSSVGGKYKAFSTCSSHLSVVCLFYGTGLGVYLSSAISSSARKGAVASVMYAMVTPMLNPFIYSLRNRDIKRALQRILSRAT